A genomic region of Chloroflexota bacterium contains the following coding sequences:
- the dtd gene encoding D-aminoacyl-tRNA deacylase — MRVVIQRVSRARVSVGGREVAAIGPGLLALVGAAEGDGPDDVRYLAEKVANLRIMPDADRRMNRSVLDTAGAVLVVSQFTLIAETRKGRRPSFTGAAAPEIAEPLVQEFGAALEALGVPVSHGEFGAAMEVELVNEGPVTIILDSHDRHIARRRA; from the coding sequence ATGCGCGTCGTCATCCAACGAGTTTCGCGAGCCCGTGTGTCCGTGGGCGGCCGCGAGGTGGCGGCCATTGGTCCGGGACTCCTGGCATTGGTCGGCGCGGCGGAGGGCGACGGTCCCGACGACGTTCGCTATCTCGCGGAAAAGGTCGCCAATCTGCGCATCATGCCGGACGCGGACCGGCGCATGAATCGCTCGGTGCTGGACACGGCCGGCGCCGTGCTGGTGGTGTCGCAGTTCACCCTGATCGCCGAAACGCGCAAGGGCCGTCGTCCAAGCTTCACCGGCGCGGCCGCGCCGGAAATTGCCGAGCCGCTGGTGCAGGAGTTTGGCGCGGCCCTCGAGGCGCTGGGCGTGCCGGTGAGCCACGGCGAGTTTGGAGCCGCGATGGAGGTCGAGCTGGTGAACGAGGGGCCCGTCACGATCATTCTGGATAGCCATGACCGACACATCGCGCGCCGTCGCGCTTAG
- the hisD gene encoding histidinol dehydrogenase: MSIRVVHGADAVRRELIARHGELAVVDEAARQRASAVFGESLSPREFVAKVVERVRADGDEALRAIAAKVGDHIPSHFEVSPAELAAAREKAPSDLTADLETAAERIRAFHQRQMPRDFFDDASGVGQRWIPVERAGIHIPGASGPLASSVLMTAIPARVAGVRETVVCTAAAEDGIDPVIALAAHVAEVDRAFLVSGAQAIAAMAVGTASVPRCDAVVAPGNAWVVLATREVFGLTGVSVLPGPTETVVIADATADPADVAADLIAQAEHGGPASPIALTDSAEFAAEIAREIERQLDSLPRQEVAADSFAARGGVGVVADLDEAVTLANEYAPEHLCLLVADPQRLLEGVRNAGGVFVGAGSPEVHGDYVAGPSHVMPTGGSARFASPCGVHAFLKSMSVVRLDADDSQRLAPVAARMARAERLEGHARAAERRQNPAGP; the protein is encoded by the coding sequence GTGAGTATTCGCGTGGTTCACGGCGCCGACGCCGTGCGCCGGGAGCTGATCGCCAGGCACGGTGAGCTGGCCGTGGTCGACGAGGCGGCGCGGCAACGCGCGTCGGCGGTCTTTGGCGAGTCGCTGAGCCCACGGGAGTTCGTCGCCAAGGTCGTAGAGCGCGTGCGCGCCGACGGCGACGAGGCGCTGCGAGCGATCGCCGCCAAGGTCGGTGACCACATTCCCTCACACTTTGAAGTAAGCCCGGCGGAGCTGGCAGCCGCGCGCGAGAAGGCTCCGTCCGACCTGACGGCGGACCTCGAAACCGCCGCCGAACGCATCCGGGCCTTTCACCAGCGCCAGATGCCGCGGGACTTCTTCGACGACGCAAGCGGCGTCGGGCAGCGCTGGATTCCCGTCGAGCGAGCCGGGATTCACATTCCCGGCGCCTCCGGTCCGCTGGCCTCGTCGGTGCTGATGACGGCCATCCCCGCGCGCGTGGCGGGCGTGCGCGAGACCGTGGTCTGCACGGCTGCCGCCGAGGATGGCATCGATCCCGTCATCGCCCTTGCCGCCCACGTGGCCGAGGTCGATCGGGCATTCCTGGTCTCCGGCGCGCAGGCCATCGCCGCAATGGCTGTGGGCACGGCGTCGGTGCCCCGCTGCGACGCGGTCGTCGCCCCCGGGAACGCCTGGGTTGTGCTCGCGACGCGCGAGGTGTTCGGGCTCACCGGGGTGAGCGTGCTGCCGGGACCCACGGAGACCGTGGTGATCGCCGACGCGACCGCCGATCCGGCGGATGTGGCGGCGGATCTCATCGCCCAGGCCGAGCACGGCGGCCCGGCCAGCCCCATCGCCCTCACCGACTCTGCCGAGTTTGCCGCTGAAATCGCCCGAGAAATCGAGCGCCAGCTGGACTCGCTGCCGCGTCAGGAGGTCGCCGCCGACAGCTTTGCCGCCCGGGGCGGCGTGGGCGTCGTGGCGGATCTGGACGAGGCCGTGACGCTGGCTAACGAATACGCGCCCGAGCACCTATGCCTGCTGGTGGCCGATCCGCAGCGGCTGCTCGAAGGGGTGCGCAACGCCGGCGGCGTGTTCGTCGGCGCCGGCTCGCCCGAGGTGCACGGCGACTACGTGGCCGGTCCGAGTCACGTCATGCCCACCGGAGGCTCCGCGCGGTTTGCGTCGCCGTGCGGGGTCCATGCCTTCCTCAAGTCCATGAGCGTGGTGCGGCTCGACGCGGACGACTCCCAGCGATTGGCGCCGGTGGCCGCTCGCATGGCGCGGGCGGAACGGCTGGAAGGCCACGCGCGGGCCGCGGAGCGCCGTCAGAACCCCGCCGGCCCGTGA
- the hisB gene encoding imidazoleglycerol-phosphate dehydratase HisB, translated as MADRTASVQRTTDETDVTVTVDIDGNGQFEGSTGIGFLDHMLAQIAKHGMFDLDVNAAGDLNVDGHHTAEDVGITLGKACNDALGDRVGIARMADATVPMDEALANVAVDLAGRDHLSFDAEFKQDAIGDLETSLIEHFIGSFARHLGAAVHVRLLAGRDDHHKAEAIFKALARALDAATALDPRREGQVPSTKGTLET; from the coding sequence TTGGCTGACCGCACCGCCTCCGTCCAGCGAACAACGGACGAGACCGACGTCACGGTGACCGTGGACATCGACGGCAACGGCCAGTTCGAAGGATCCACGGGCATCGGGTTCCTGGACCACATGCTGGCCCAGATCGCCAAGCACGGCATGTTCGACCTCGACGTCAACGCCGCGGGCGATCTCAACGTCGACGGGCACCACACGGCCGAGGATGTCGGCATCACCCTCGGCAAGGCGTGCAACGACGCCCTCGGCGATCGCGTCGGTATCGCCCGCATGGCCGACGCCACCGTGCCCATGGACGAGGCGCTGGCCAACGTGGCCGTTGACCTGGCCGGGCGCGACCACCTGTCGTTCGACGCGGAGTTCAAGCAGGACGCGATCGGCGACCTCGAGACCTCGCTCATCGAGCACTTCATCGGATCGTTCGCTCGTCACCTTGGCGCGGCGGTGCACGTGCGGCTGCTCGCCGGGCGCGACGACCACCACAAGGCCGAAGCGATCTTCAAGGCGCTGGCGCGCGCCCTCGATGCGGCCACCGCGCTCGATCCGCGCCGCGAGGGCCAGGTGCCCAGCACCAAGGGCACCCTCGAAACCTAG